In Equus przewalskii isolate Varuska chromosome 6, EquPr2, whole genome shotgun sequence, one DNA window encodes the following:
- the LOC103553474 gene encoding olfactory receptor 51I2 produces the protein MGLFNVTHPASFLLTGIPGLESSLSWLAGPLCLMYAVALGGNTVILQAVRVEASLHEPMYYFLSMLSFSDVAMSMATLPTVLRTFCVDARNIAFDACLIQMFLIHSFSMMESGILLAMSFDRYVAICDPLRYATVLTNQVIAGMGLAVTSRSFITLFPLPFLIKRLPICRSNVLSHSYCLHPDMMKLACADITINSIYGLFVLVSTFVMDLFFIFISYVLILRSVLAIASRDERLKALNTCVSHILAVLAFYVPMIGVSTVHRFGKHVPRYIHVLMSNIYLFVPPVLNPLIYSAKTKEIRRAIVRMFHRIKI, from the coding sequence ATGGGATTGTTCAATGTCACtcaccctgcctccttcctcctgacTGGTATCCCTGGTTTGGAGAGCTCTCTCTCTTGGCTAGCAGGGCCCCTCTGTCTGATGTATGCTGTGGCCCTGGGGGGCAACACAGTGATCCTGCAGGCTGTGCGAGTGGAAGCGAGTCTCCATGAGCCCATGTACTACTTCCTGTCCATGTTGTCCTTCAGTGATGTGGCCATGTCCATGGCCACACTGCCCACTGTGCTCAGAACCTTCTGTGTTGATGCTCGAAACATTGCTTTTGATGCCTGCCTAATCCAGAtgtttctcattcattccttctccaTGATGGAGTCGGGTATTCTGCTGGCCATGAGCtttgaccgctatgtggccatttgTGATCCCTTGCGCTATGCCACTGTGCTCACCAATCAAGTCATTGCTGGAATGGGTTTAGCTGTGACTTCTCGCAGCTTCATcaccctctttcctcttcccttcctcatcAAAAGGCTGCCTATCTGCAGATCCAATGTTCTTTCCCACTCCTACTGCCTGCACCCAGACATGATGAAGCTGGCCTGTGCTGATATCACTATCAACAGCATCTACGGACTCTTTGTTCTTGTATCCACCTTTGTCATGGACCTGTTTTTTATCTTCATCTCCTATGTGCTCATTCTGCGCTCAGTCTTGGCTATTGCTTCTCGTGACGAACGTCTCAAAGCTCTCAACACATGTGTGTCTCATATCTTGGCTGTACTTGCATTTTATGTGCCAATGATTGGGGTCTCCACAGTGCACCGCTTTGGGAAGCATGTCCCACGCTACATACATGTCCTCATGTCCAATATTTACCTCTTTGTACCTCCTGTGCTCAACCCTCTCATTTATAGCGCCAAAACAAAGGAGATCCGCCGAGCCATTGTCCGCATGTTTCACCGCATCAAGATATGA
- the LOC103553482 gene encoding olfactory receptor 51I2-like, translating to MGSYMANISSTTSFTLSGFPEVEGLEHCLAAFLLLLYAISILGNILILFIIKEEQSLHQPMYYFLSLLSVNDLGVSFSTLPTVLAALCFHAPEIAFDVCLTQMFFIHFFSWTESGILLAMSFDRYVAICHPLRYSAVLTDIHVAHMDISIIIRSFCMVFPLPFLLKRLPFCKAHVLTHSYCLHPDLIRLPCGDSTINSMYGLFVVISAFGLDSVLIFLSYALILRTVLAIASQEERLKTLNTCVSHICAVLIFYVPMVSVSMVHRFGKHAPEYVHKFMSLVYLFVPPLLNPIIYSIKTKEIRKRLCKMFLGPKL from the coding sequence ATGGGAAGTTACATGGCTAACATCTCAAGCACTACCAGCTTCACACTATCAGGCTTCCCAGAGGTGGAAGGCCTGGAGCACTGTTTAGCTgccttcctcttgctgctttaTGCTATTTCCATCCTGGGCAACATCCTAATTCTCTTCATCATAAAGGAAGAGCAGAGCTTGCACCAGCCAATGtactacttcctgtctctattgTCTGTCAATGATTTGGGCGTGTCATTTTCTACACTTCCCACTGTCCTGGCTGCCTTGTGCTTTCATGCCCCAGAGATTGCCTTTGATGTCTGCCTGACCCAGATGttcttcatccattttttctCCTGGACAGAGTCTGGGATCCTGCTGGCCATGAGTTTTGATCGTTATGTGGCCATCTGTCACCCCTTGCGTTATTCTGCAGTGCTCACTGATATCCATGTGGCTCACATGGACATATCCATCATCATCCGCAGCTTCTGCATGGTCTTCCCACTGCCTTTCCTTCTGAAGAGGCTGCCCTTTTGTAAAGCCCATGTGCTGACTCATTCTTATTGCTTGCACCCAGACCTGATCCGCCTGCCCTGTGGAGATAGCACCATCAACAGCATGTATGGCCTGTTCGTTGTCATCTCTGCCTTTGGTTTAGACTCAgtgctcattttcctctcctATGCACTCATACTGCGCACTGTGCTGGCCATTGCCTCCCAGGAGGAAAGGCTTAAAACACTCAACACGTGTGTGTCACACATCTGTGCTGTGCTCATCTTCTACGTGCCCATGGTTAGTGTGTCCATGGTTCATCGATTTGGGAAGCATGCCCCTGAGTATGTGCATAAATTCATGTCCCTGGTGTATCTCTTTGTGCCTCCACTGCTCAACCCGATTATCTATTCCATTAAGACTAAGGAGATTCGTAAGAGGCTATGCAAGATGTTTTTGGGACCTAAACTCTGA
- the LOC103553491 gene encoding LOW QUALITY PROTEIN: olfactory receptor 51I2-like (The sequence of the model RefSeq protein was modified relative to this genomic sequence to represent the inferred CDS: substituted 1 base at 1 genomic stop codon): MGSNPHNSSELPPFTLTGLPGLETSQHWMFLLLGTLYVVSIVGNALILFIIKKEQSLHQPMYYFLSLLSINDLGVSFSTLPTVLATFCFHLRKISFDCCMVQMFFIHFFSFVESGILLVMSFDRYVAICNPLRYATVLTDAQVARMGISVIIRSFCMVFPLPLLLRRLPFCKANVLSHAYCLHSDLIRMPCGNITINNIFGLFIVISAFGLDSALILLSYVLIMRSVLAIASWEEXLKTLNTCVSHMCAVLVFYVPMVGVSMAARYGRHVPQYVHTLMSLIYLFVPPMLNPVIYSIKTKQIHQRLCKILLGTKF, encoded by the coding sequence ATGGGAAGTAACCCCCACAACAGCTCAGAGTTGCCTCCTTTCACCCTGACAGGGCTCCCAGGGCTGGAGACCTCCCAACACTGGATGTTTCTCCTCCTTGGCACTCTCTACGTTGTCTCCATTGTGGGCAATGCCCTCATCCTTTTCATTATCAAGAAGGAGCAGAGCTTGCATCAACCTATGTACTACTTCCTGTCCCTGCTATCAATTAACGACCTAGGTGTATCTTTTTCCACGCTGCCCACAGTACTGGCCACATTTTGCTTCCACTTAAGGAAGATCAGTTTTGATTGCTGCATGGTTCAAATGTTCTTTATCCACTTCTTCTCCTTCGTGGAGTCTGGGATCCTGCTAGTTATGAGCtttgaccgctatgtggccatctgtaaccCACTGCGCTATGCCACAGTGCTCACTGATGCCCAAGTGGCACGTATGGGCATATCTGTAATCATCCGCAGTTTCTGCATGGTTTTCCCACTCCCATTGCTTCTGAGGAGGTTGCCCTTCTGCAAAGCCAATGTACTCTCCCATGCCTATTGCCTGCATTCAGATCTAATCCGCATGCCCTGCGGCAACATCACCATCAATAATATTTTTGGTCTGTTCATTGTTATCTCTGCCTTTGGTCTGGACTCAGCACTCATTCTCCTCTCCTATGTTCTCATAATGCGCTCTGTACTTGCCATTGCATCTTGGGAGGAATGATTAAAGACACTCAACACGTGTGTGTCACACATGTGTGCTGTACTTGTTTTCTATGTGCCCATGGTCGGTGTGTCCATGGCTGCTCGCTATGGTAGGCATGTGCCACAGTATGTGCACACACTCATGTCCCTTATTTATCTCTTTGTGCCTCCAATGCTCAACCCTGTCATCTATTCCATCAAAACCAAACAGATTCATCAAAGGCTTTGCAAAATACTACTGGGAACCAAGTTTTAA